One genomic region from Fusobacterium sp. DD2 encodes:
- a CDS encoding phage major tail tube protein, whose protein sequence is MDGKIPEKLANYRVFVDGKMSEAAIVDVDLPEIKFMSENITGAGILGEIESVTTGHTSALTLTLNIRTLKDEDFTVLEPRAYNLELKAGIQSYNRTAGKIETGKYNVLVKGFPKGVTLGKAAVGKPTDSKREFTVNYIKIELDGKEVLEIDKFNMICKINGTDFLADLRAAIGM, encoded by the coding sequence AAATACCTGAAAAATTAGCGAATTATAGAGTTTTTGTAGATGGGAAAATGTCAGAAGCTGCAATAGTAGATGTGGATTTACCAGAAATTAAATTTATGTCAGAAAATATAACTGGGGCAGGAATACTTGGAGAAATTGAAAGTGTAACAACAGGGCATACAAGTGCTTTAACTCTTACATTAAATATTAGAACTCTTAAAGATGAAGACTTCACTGTACTTGAACCTCGTGCTTATAACCTAGAGCTCAAAGCAGGAATACAGTCATATAACAGAACTGCTGGAAAAATTGAAACTGGTAAATATAACGTATTAGTAAAAGGATTTCCTAAAGGAGTCACTTTAGGGAAAGCTGCTGTAGGAAAACCTACTGATAGTAAAAGAGAGTTCACAGTTAATTATATTAAAATTGAATTAGATGGTAAGGAAGTATTAGAAATTGATAAATTTAACATGATTTGTAAAATAAATGGAACAGACTTTTTAGCTGATTTAAGAGCAGCAATAGGAATGTAG